The Saprospiraceae bacterium genome includes a window with the following:
- a CDS encoding O-acetylhomoserine aminocarboxypropyltransferase/cysteine synthase translates to MSTSKKFKFETLQLHAGQQADPTTGSRAVPIYQTTSYVFNSAEHGANLFALKEFGNIYTRLMNPTTDVFEQRIAALEGGVAALATSSGQAAQFIALNNILQAGDNFVSTSYLYGGTYNQFKVAFKRLGIDVRFANGDDAGSFEKLIDSNTKALYLETIGNPRFNIPDFKAIADLAVKYDIPLIVDNTFGAAGYIFRPLEHGAHIVVASATKWIGGHGNSIGGIIVDGGNYNWGNGKFPQFSEPSEGYHGLIFSDIFGIDNPIGLPNIAFAIRARVEGLRDFGPALSPFNSFLLLQGLETLSLRVQRTLDNTFELAHWLSTHPQVEHVNYPGLESSPYHKLAKKYLRNGYGGVLSFNIKGTKADAEEFINNLTLISHLANVGDAKTLIIQPSATTHQQLSETEQKSAGVEPNLLRLSVGIEHIDDIKDDLITAFAAVAAKQQASVQGAAAGS, encoded by the coding sequence ATGAGCACATCCAAAAAATTTAAATTCGAAACATTGCAGCTACATGCAGGACAGCAAGCCGACCCTACCACCGGTTCGAGAGCAGTTCCCATTTATCAGACAACTTCTTATGTATTCAACAGTGCTGAACACGGTGCTAATCTCTTTGCACTTAAAGAATTCGGAAATATTTACACCCGGTTGATGAATCCAACCACAGATGTATTTGAGCAGCGGATTGCTGCATTGGAGGGTGGTGTTGCAGCATTAGCAACTTCCTCGGGACAGGCTGCACAATTTATAGCATTAAACAATATTCTGCAGGCAGGTGACAATTTTGTAAGCACATCCTATTTGTATGGTGGCACTTACAATCAATTTAAAGTTGCCTTTAAAAGACTGGGGATTGATGTGAGATTTGCCAATGGTGATGATGCCGGTAGTTTTGAAAAATTGATTGATTCCAATACAAAAGCATTGTACCTGGAGACGATCGGAAATCCCAGATTTAACATCCCTGACTTTAAAGCAATTGCAGATCTTGCCGTAAAGTATGACATACCCTTAATCGTCGATAATACTTTCGGAGCAGCTGGTTATATATTCAGACCATTGGAGCACGGTGCACATATTGTCGTAGCTTCTGCGACCAAGTGGATCGGAGGACACGGTAACAGTATAGGAGGTATCATAGTCGATGGTGGTAATTATAACTGGGGCAATGGTAAATTTCCACAATTCAGTGAGCCTTCCGAAGGATATCACGGGCTGATATTTTCAGATATATTTGGAATAGACAATCCAATAGGTTTGCCCAATATTGCTTTTGCCATCAGAGCTAGAGTAGAAGGTTTAAGAGATTTCGGTCCGGCCCTTAGTCCTTTTAATTCGTTTTTACTTTTACAAGGTCTGGAAACATTGTCATTGAGAGTACAGCGTACATTGGATAATACATTTGAACTGGCTCATTGGCTATCTACACATCCACAGGTTGAACATGTCAATTATCCGGGATTAGAATCCAGTCCCTATCATAAACTGGCAAAAAAATACCTTCGAAATGGTTATGGTGGTGTTTTGAGTTTTAATATCAAAGGAACAAAAGCGGATGCAGAAGAATTTATAAATAATCTTACCCTCATCAGCCATCTGGCAAATGTCGGGGACGCCAAAACACTCATTATCCAGCCTTCAGCGACGACACATCAGCAACTTTCAGAAACAGAACAAAAATCCGCAGGAGTAGAACCCAATTTGCTGAGGCTTTCTGTCGGAATCGAACATATCGATGATATTAAAGATGACCTGATTACCGCTTTTGCCGCAGTGGCTGCAAAACAGCAGGCTTCCGTCCAAGGTGCCGCAGCCGGCAGTTAA
- a CDS encoding sterol desaturase family protein produces MDFLRDLPSQSIEKAGSVILLICVVLFIILERIFPYTKGVKIFRQGFWMDLVWYTFIQSYFLKILIFDFIIIPLKEVFELSDSGYISQWPVWVLLLFFLITHDFYIYWFHRWQHQNKYLWRTHEAHHSARDVDWLAGSRSHALEILINQTIEFLPIFFLLDTKTAAIIVPLKALLDAIWGMWIHANINVKTGKLQYIINGPEMHQWHHANHKEVFYANYSTKFAFWDWIFGTAFLPGMKPIEWKITKPLSFGLPYNYPLGYFSQTIYALFRFDFKSVNSFSLRNNFIKHIKQFSGHLFKYFGIMNFVKHLLTDAVNKSYEIDKVDYLCTEKGHKMRYYYDENQLKFHCEKCNVDLKNDFNKFGMKQ; encoded by the coding sequence ATGGATTTCTTAAGAGATTTACCTTCACAAAGCATAGAAAAAGCAGGAAGTGTGATACTGTTGATCTGTGTGGTTCTGTTTATAATTTTGGAAAGAATATTTCCTTACACGAAAGGAGTAAAAATTTTCAGACAAGGCTTTTGGATGGATCTTGTTTGGTACACCTTCATTCAAAGTTACTTTTTAAAAATTCTTATCTTTGATTTTATAATCATTCCGCTAAAGGAAGTTTTTGAGCTTTCGGATTCAGGATATATCAGTCAATGGCCAGTCTGGGTATTGCTTTTATTTTTTCTGATTACACATGATTTTTATATTTACTGGTTTCACAGGTGGCAACATCAAAATAAGTATTTGTGGCGGACTCATGAAGCTCATCATAGTGCCAGAGATGTAGATTGGCTGGCAGGATCCAGATCTCATGCTTTGGAAATTTTAATCAATCAAACTATAGAGTTCTTACCGATATTTTTTTTGTTGGACACAAAAACAGCGGCTATTATTGTACCTTTAAAAGCATTGCTGGATGCCATATGGGGTATGTGGATACATGCAAACATAAATGTAAAAACAGGTAAATTACAGTATATAATAAATGGACCTGAAATGCATCAATGGCATCATGCAAATCATAAAGAAGTGTTTTATGCCAACTATTCGACCAAATTTGCATTTTGGGACTGGATATTTGGTACGGCATTTTTGCCTGGAATGAAACCAATTGAATGGAAAATTACCAAGCCTTTGTCCTTTGGTCTTCCGTATAATTATCCTCTTGGGTATTTTAGTCAGACGATATATGCTTTATTCAGGTTTGATTTCAAAAGCGTTAATAGTTTTTCCTTAAGAAATAATTTTATTAAACATATAAAGCAATTTTCAGGTCATTTATTCAAATATTTTGGAATTATGAATTTTGTAAAACACCTATTGACTGATGCAGTAAATAAATCTTACGAAATAGATAAAGTAGATTATTTGTGTACTGAGAAGGGGCATAAAATGAGATATTATTATGATGAAAATCAATTAAAATTTCATTGTGAGAAGTGTAACGTAGATTTGAAAAATGATTTTAATAAATTCGGTATGAAACAATGA
- a CDS encoding SDR family oxidoreductase — translation MDLFSLKGKIAVITGASGLIGKKHCEALAMAGAKVVACDLKIDKNYWKDENQHSVFSFDVSVKDQVLEAKNQIIEKYGTIDILVNNAAINDMFENPAMAAEQSKFENYPLEMWQKSLDVNVTGVFICSQVFGTVMAEKGSGSIINIASTYGMVGPDQTIYKDPEGHQVFFKSASYPATKGAILNFTRFLASYWGPSGVRVNSLSPGGVSNGQEDWFIQNYSAKTCLGRMASSGDYQGALIFLSGDASSYMTGANLVVDGGWTAI, via the coding sequence ATAGATTTATTTTCATTGAAGGGTAAAATTGCGGTTATAACGGGTGCGTCAGGACTTATTGGTAAAAAGCATTGTGAAGCTTTAGCAATGGCGGGTGCAAAAGTGGTAGCATGTGATTTGAAAATAGATAAAAATTACTGGAAAGATGAAAATCAGCATTCCGTATTTTCCTTTGATGTAAGCGTGAAAGATCAGGTGTTGGAAGCCAAAAATCAAATTATTGAGAAGTATGGTACGATAGATATTTTAGTCAATAATGCCGCTATTAATGATATGTTTGAAAATCCGGCTATGGCTGCTGAACAATCAAAATTTGAAAATTATCCTTTGGAGATGTGGCAAAAATCTTTGGATGTGAATGTGACAGGTGTATTTATCTGCTCGCAGGTATTCGGGACAGTGATGGCTGAAAAAGGGAGCGGAAGCATCATAAACATAGCATCTACTTATGGTATGGTAGGGCCCGATCAGACGATCTATAAAGACCCGGAAGGTCATCAGGTATTTTTTAAGTCTGCTTCTTATCCTGCTACCAAGGGTGCCATTCTGAATTTTACCCGTTTCTTAGCCTCCTATTGGGGCCCTTCCGGTGTCAGAGTAAATAGTCTTTCTCCGGGAGGAGTATCAAACGGTCAGGAAGATTGGTTTATACAAAATTACAGTGCAAAAACCTGTCTTGGAAGAATGGCTTCTTCGGGTGATTATCAGGGGGCACTTATTTTTTTATCCGGTGATGCTTCATCTTACATGACAGGCGCCAATCTTGTAGTAGATGGGGGCTGGACTGCTATTTAA
- a CDS encoding aminotransferase class III-fold pyridoxal phosphate-dependent enzyme, translated as MPNTIQFNRNYPDITHSLELLAKAKKIMYPVSQTLAKAPGQFSEGVCPVFVESAKGNRITDVDGNEYLDYYAAIGPISLGYGYEKVNEAIKAQLDKGITFSLMHRLEYEICELLHEIIPNAESVRISKSGADVCSAAIRVARAFTARNKVLCCGYHGWHDWYIGTTTRNYGIPVTTSELTQTFKFNDFDDIKSKLDADVAAVILEPFVFEAPNDGYLESLLQMCRDNGTLLIFDEMWTGFRIALGGAQSYFGVIPDLAVYSKAVANGMPIAFLTGRDDVMKWFEKDVFFFTTFGGEALSIAAAIATIQELIEKNVFQHLDHVGTILKDGLNDLINQHGLQEYMICSGYPCRTILSLKPAVQNPLSVYAYIQQELLKCGILWSKFHNMTYAFTEEDIEYTLKAYDYILPLVKDRIMANDTEKYLKGKPMDVVFRPVKF; from the coding sequence ATGCCCAATACCATACAATTTAATCGGAATTATCCGGATATAACACATTCTTTGGAATTATTGGCGAAAGCTAAAAAAATTATGTATCCTGTGTCACAGACATTGGCAAAGGCTCCGGGACAGTTCAGTGAAGGCGTCTGTCCGGTATTTGTTGAGTCTGCAAAAGGAAACAGAATAACCGATGTAGATGGAAATGAGTATTTGGATTATTATGCGGCCATAGGTCCAATATCATTGGGATATGGGTATGAAAAAGTCAATGAAGCTATCAAAGCACAGTTGGACAAGGGCATCACTTTTTCACTGATGCACAGACTGGAGTATGAAATTTGTGAACTGCTTCATGAGATTATTCCCAATGCGGAAAGTGTCCGAATCAGTAAAAGTGGTGCAGATGTGTGCAGTGCAGCTATTCGGGTCGCCAGAGCATTTACGGCCAGAAATAAAGTTTTATGTTGCGGTTATCATGGATGGCATGATTGGTACATTGGCACCACAACCAGGAATTATGGTATTCCGGTTACTACTAGTGAGCTTACGCAGACATTTAAATTTAATGACTTCGACGATATAAAATCAAAGTTGGATGCAGATGTTGCCGCTGTAATATTAGAACCTTTTGTCTTTGAAGCACCTAATGACGGGTATTTAGAGAGTTTGTTGCAAATGTGCAGAGACAATGGCACATTGTTGATTTTTGATGAAATGTGGACAGGATTCCGTATCGCTTTGGGAGGAGCACAATCTTACTTCGGAGTGATTCCGGATCTGGCTGTCTATTCAAAGGCCGTTGCCAATGGAATGCCTATCGCGTTTTTGACAGGAAGGGACGATGTCATGAAGTGGTTTGAGAAAGATGTTTTCTTTTTTACAACATTTGGTGGTGAAGCGCTGTCTATTGCTGCGGCCATAGCTACTATTCAAGAATTGATAGAAAAAAATGTTTTCCAACATCTGGATCATGTTGGTACAATATTAAAAGATGGTCTGAACGATTTGATTAATCAGCATGGACTTCAGGAATATATGATTTGTTCAGGTTATCCTTGCCGCACCATTTTAAGTCTGAAACCTGCTGTTCAAAATCCGCTCAGTGTGTATGCTTACATTCAGCAGGAGTTGCTCAAGTGTGGCATTTTATGGAGTAAATTTCACAATATGACTTATGCTTTTACAGAAGAAGATATTGAATATACATTGAAGGCTTATGATTATATCCTGCCTTTGGTAAAAGATAGGATTATGGCAAATGATACAGAAAAATATCTGAAAGGAAAACCGATGGATGTTGTCTTCAGACCGGTAAAATTTTAA
- a CDS encoding FKBP-type peptidyl-prolyl cis-trans isomerase — translation MSGLFCSVCLITNYGCKQNISENQTQKISGNEVGTKLIEEDNLAGLYSHYSTEPQNQYEKDKNTIIDFASSVHPDGQFTESGLFYKIVIQGSGKKFSYGNDVMVYYKGYFTDGNIFDSNIGHRKPYKFKLGQVIHGWNEGLHLLSPGSKAVLMIPSHLGYGNEGLPEKIPPNSVLIFEIETIL, via the coding sequence ATGTCAGGACTTTTTTGTTCAGTATGTCTGATTACAAATTATGGATGCAAACAAAATATTTCTGAAAATCAAACTCAAAAAATATCCGGGAACGAAGTTGGTACAAAATTAATCGAAGAAGATAACCTTGCCGGTCTTTACAGTCATTACAGTACTGAGCCACAGAATCAATACGAAAAAGACAAAAATACAATTATAGACTTTGCATCATCCGTACATCCTGATGGACAATTCACAGAATCAGGATTGTTTTACAAAATAGTTATTCAGGGATCAGGAAAAAAATTCTCTTATGGAAATGATGTAATGGTGTACTACAAAGGTTACTTCACAGATGGTAATATATTCGATTCCAATATCGGTCACAGGAAGCCGTACAAATTTAAATTAGGTCAGGTTATTCATGGTTGGAATGAAGGGCTTCACCTACTAAGTCCGGGAAGTAAAGCAGTACTTATGATTCCTTCACATTTGGGTTATGGTAATGAAGGTTTACCGGAAAAGATTCCGCCAAATTCTGTTTTGATATTTGAAATTGAAACAATATTGTGA
- a CDS encoding transketolase, protein MDYQQLIKETALDNERMIVMTAENRALVRELPALLGKRFIDTGITEQTMIGMAAGLALRGRIPICHALTTFLIMRAFEFIRTDVGIPALPVKLSGFIPGFLSDANGPTHQALEDVALMRGIPNMEVYCPAGQEDMVGMLPDIWSSESPAYVRIVTRNTGYDHAPFEKGKAEIIAFGDDINILVYGFLFSEAMKTKEILEGKGLSVGLINMRSLKPVDENIITQLAASGSLMITMEDHFICGGLYTIVAEVLLKNQLTATVLPFAMKDKWFRPALLDAVLEYEGFTGRQMADKILMTYSNKIKNAQYHTI, encoded by the coding sequence ATGGATTATCAGCAATTAATAAAAGAGACAGCTTTAGATAACGAACGAATGATCGTTATGACGGCAGAGAATAGAGCATTGGTTAGAGAATTACCTGCACTGCTCGGAAAGCGGTTTATTGATACAGGCATTACGGAACAAACAATGATTGGAATGGCTGCGGGATTGGCTCTCAGAGGAAGGATTCCTATTTGTCACGCTTTGACGACATTTCTTATCATGAGAGCATTTGAGTTTATCAGAACAGATGTTGGAATTCCGGCATTACCGGTAAAACTAAGTGGCTTTATTCCCGGCTTTTTATCCGACGCAAATGGACCAACCCATCAGGCATTGGAAGATGTAGCTTTGATGAGAGGTATCCCCAATATGGAAGTCTATTGTCCGGCCGGTCAGGAAGACATGGTAGGAATGCTACCGGATATATGGTCGTCAGAAAGTCCGGCTTATGTACGTATTGTCACAAGAAATACAGGATATGACCATGCTCCTTTTGAGAAAGGTAAGGCAGAGATTATTGCGTTTGGGGATGATATCAATATTCTGGTTTATGGATTTTTGTTTTCAGAAGCCATGAAGACTAAAGAAATTCTCGAAGGTAAAGGCTTGTCAGTCGGATTAATAAATATGCGATCTCTCAAACCTGTGGATGAAAACATTATCACCCAATTAGCTGCATCAGGAAGTTTGATGATTACAATGGAAGATCACTTTATATGCGGTGGACTTTATACGATCGTTGCTGAGGTTTTGTTGAAAAATCAGTTAACTGCTACTGTACTTCCATTTGCCATGAAAGACAAATGGTTTCGACCGGCACTATTAGATGCCGTATTGGAATATGAAGGTTTTACAGGCAGGCAAATGGCTGATAAAATATTAATGACTTATTCAAATAAAATAAAGAATGCCCAATACCATACAATTTAA
- a CDS encoding N-acetylneuraminate synthase family protein, with translation MSTITLKNGRKIGPGQPCFIIAEIGINHNGDLSIAKKLIEEAAHAGCDAVKFQKRTPEVCTPRDEWDRMRDTPWGRMKYIDYRYKVEFGVSEYAEIDRYAAEMGIVWFASCWDQESVDFLEQFDPMLYKAASASLTDIELLMKKRSTDKPLIISTGMSTQHQIDFAVEAIGSDNLLIAHSTSAYPCAPEELNLRMIHSLREKFSGIPIGYSGHETGLATTYAAVVMGANFVERHYTLDRAMWGSDQAASVEIEGMRRMVRDIRDIEKAMGDGIKKVYESEQGSIKKLRKFKDFDMVN, from the coding sequence ATGAGTACTATTACCTTAAAGAACGGAAGAAAAATCGGACCAGGACAGCCATGTTTTATCATTGCTGAGATTGGAATAAATCACAACGGAGACCTGAGTATCGCCAAAAAACTGATTGAAGAAGCAGCACATGCAGGATGTGATGCTGTGAAATTTCAAAAACGTACACCGGAAGTCTGCACGCCGAGGGATGAGTGGGACAGAATGCGGGATACACCTTGGGGCCGAATGAAGTATATTGACTATCGCTACAAAGTAGAATTTGGAGTGTCGGAATATGCAGAGATTGACAGATATGCCGCAGAAATGGGTATTGTGTGGTTTGCATCATGTTGGGATCAGGAATCTGTTGATTTTTTGGAACAGTTTGATCCTATGCTTTACAAAGCAGCATCTGCTTCATTGACGGATATTGAATTGCTAATGAAAAAAAGATCAACAGATAAGCCATTGATTATATCTACCGGAATGTCCACACAACACCAGATAGATTTTGCCGTAGAGGCCATCGGAAGTGATAATCTTTTGATTGCACATTCTACTTCTGCATATCCATGTGCCCCTGAAGAACTGAACCTTAGGATGATTCATTCATTGAGAGAGAAATTTTCTGGCATTCCGATTGGTTATTCAGGACACGAAACAGGTTTGGCCACAACATATGCTGCAGTAGTAATGGGAGCTAATTTTGTGGAAAGGCACTATACACTCGACAGAGCAATGTGGGGATCAGATCAGGCAGCATCTGTTGAAATAGAAGGCATGCGAAGAATGGTCAGAGATATAAGAGACATAGAAAAAGCGATGGGTGATGGTATCAAAAAGGTGTATGAAAGCGAACAGGGATCAATCAAAAAGCTTCGTAAGTTTAAAGATTTTGATATGGTAAATTGA
- the metX gene encoding homoserine O-acetyltransferase, translating to MLQNFEYKNIFQLESGETLPGFKLAFQTFGKLNEYKSNVIWVIHALTANSDPSEWWPGIVGENCPIDINEYFVICANSLGSPYGSTNPLSINPQSDEPYYHDFPLITNKDITASFELLRRHLGLEEILLLAGASLGGQQALEWSIQQPDVFKNLLLIATNAVHSPWAIAFNESQRLAIQADKSWNERRPDAGLNGLKAARSIALLSYRTPDGYNRVQADSEEKLERFKVQSYQQYQGEKLVRRFNAFSYYTLTKAMDSHNVGRGRGGLVSALSLIKAKTFIISIASDILFRTQEQKFLRDSISDAQLVVIHSDLGHDGFLTERIKVGNVINRILLNVEKMPIKSIGEITQKVAL from the coding sequence ATGCTGCAAAACTTTGAATACAAAAATATTTTTCAACTTGAATCCGGGGAAACGCTTCCCGGATTTAAGTTGGCTTTTCAGACTTTCGGCAAGTTGAATGAATATAAGTCGAATGTCATCTGGGTAATACATGCACTCACTGCCAACTCAGACCCTTCTGAATGGTGGCCTGGTATTGTCGGCGAAAACTGCCCGATTGATATCAATGAATATTTTGTAATCTGTGCCAATAGTCTTGGTTCTCCTTACGGTTCTACTAATCCACTGAGCATCAACCCTCAATCGGATGAGCCCTACTATCATGACTTTCCGCTGATTACAAACAAAGATATAACGGCTTCTTTTGAATTATTGAGGCGACATTTGGGATTGGAGGAAATATTACTGTTAGCTGGTGCATCATTAGGTGGTCAGCAAGCTTTGGAATGGTCCATACAACAGCCCGACGTGTTTAAAAATCTGCTCCTGATAGCCACCAATGCGGTTCATTCACCCTGGGCTATCGCATTTAATGAAAGTCAACGATTAGCCATACAAGCGGATAAAAGCTGGAATGAAAGAAGACCTGACGCTGGATTGAATGGTCTGAAGGCTGCAAGATCTATTGCACTGTTGAGTTACCGCACTCCGGATGGGTATAACAGAGTTCAGGCAGATAGCGAAGAAAAGCTGGAAAGATTCAAAGTACAATCCTATCAACAATATCAGGGTGAAAAATTAGTGAGACGATTTAACGCTTTTTCATATTATACACTCACTAAAGCCATGGATAGCCATAATGTAGGTCGGGGAAGGGGCGGACTGGTATCAGCTCTTTCGTTAATCAAAGCTAAAACTTTCATTATCAGCATTGCTTCAGATATATTATTTCGGACACAGGAACAGAAATTTTTAAGAGATAGTATTTCGGATGCACAGTTGGTTGTAATTCATTCTGACTTAGGCCACGATGGCTTCCTGACGGAAAGAATTAAGGTCGGAAATGTGATAAACAGAATATTGCTCAATGTTGAGAAAATGCCAATTAAATCTATTGGAGAAATTACGCAAAAAGTAGCATTGTAA
- a CDS encoding DUF4197 domain-containing protein — protein sequence MKYLSFLLMVFFLFSCDPKDLEKVLGSAGGFVSNADVAAGLKEALDKGVDQSVRTLSATDGFYKSTYKILLPEEARKVIDKLKFIPGFSNLEEEVVKRLNKGAEDAASKAGPIFLGAIKEMTFDDVMKILMGDKNAATQYLNNKTHQALYNEFSPVIVNSLNKFNALEYWADAVNTYNSLPFVDRINPNLADHVTHKALDGMFSLIEKKELGIRTDISQRTSDLLKKVFAKQD from the coding sequence ATGAAATATTTATCATTTTTATTGATGGTCTTCTTTTTATTCTCGTGTGATCCAAAGGATTTGGAAAAGGTTTTGGGAAGTGCGGGAGGGTTTGTAAGTAATGCAGATGTTGCAGCCGGATTGAAAGAAGCGTTGGATAAAGGTGTAGATCAAAGTGTTAGAACCCTTTCTGCGACAGATGGATTCTACAAATCCACTTATAAAATTCTGCTACCGGAAGAAGCCAGAAAAGTAATTGACAAATTAAAATTTATACCCGGTTTCAGCAATCTGGAAGAGGAAGTTGTCAAAAGGCTCAATAAAGGTGCTGAAGATGCAGCGTCCAAAGCTGGTCCAATCTTTTTGGGTGCGATCAAAGAAATGACTTTTGATGATGTCATGAAAATACTGATGGGAGATAAAAATGCTGCTACTCAATATCTGAATAACAAAACACATCAGGCTCTTTACAATGAGTTTAGTCCTGTTATTGTCAACTCACTCAACAAATTTAATGCATTGGAATATTGGGCAGATGCTGTAAATACATATAATTCACTCCCTTTTGTGGACAGAATTAATCCCAATCTTGCAGATCACGTTACCCATAAAGCTTTAGATGGTATGTTTTCTCTGATTGAAAAAAAGGAATTGGGAATCCGAACAGACATTTCTCAAAGGACTTCTGATCTGCTGAAAAAAGTATTTGCAAAACAGGATTAA
- a CDS encoding AAA family ATPase — MSVAYRNDVEAVDAMAQSFQSLRSEISKVIIGQDEVVKAVIISLFSNGHSLLVGVPGLAKTLLVSTIADVLDLDFKRIQFTPDLMPSDITGSEILDENRHFRFNKGPLFTNILLADEINRTPPKTQAALLEAMQERSVTVAGVKHTLPKPFFVLATQNPIEQEGTYPLPEAQLDRFMFNLPLDYPSYAEEVAVVKSTTSDDKYVLKNVLTGDQILAFQTLVRKIPIADNVLEYAVSLASKTRPNTNLATSYINNYISWGAGPRASQYLVLGAKCHAAISGKYSPDKDDVQAIANYVLRHRVVRNYKAEAEGITEEEIIKGLF, encoded by the coding sequence ATGAGTGTAGCATATAGAAATGATGTGGAAGCAGTTGACGCTATGGCACAATCTTTTCAAAGTCTGAGATCAGAAATTTCAAAAGTTATTATAGGTCAGGATGAAGTTGTAAAAGCTGTAATTATCTCACTTTTCAGTAATGGTCATAGCTTATTGGTAGGTGTGCCGGGATTAGCGAAAACACTTTTAGTAAGTACAATTGCAGATGTTTTGGATCTGGATTTCAAAAGAATTCAGTTTACACCCGACCTGATGCCTTCTGATATTACCGGGTCTGAAATTTTGGATGAAAACAGACATTTCAGATTTAATAAAGGTCCACTTTTTACCAATATTTTGCTGGCGGATGAGATAAACCGTACACCTCCTAAAACACAGGCAGCATTACTGGAAGCTATGCAGGAAAGATCAGTTACAGTAGCTGGCGTAAAACATACTTTACCTAAGCCATTTTTTGTACTGGCTACTCAAAACCCAATCGAACAGGAAGGTACTTATCCGCTTCCTGAAGCGCAGTTGGACAGATTTATGTTCAATTTGCCATTGGACTATCCCAGTTATGCAGAAGAAGTTGCAGTTGTCAAGAGCACCACATCTGACGATAAATATGTTTTAAAAAATGTGTTGACAGGTGATCAGATACTAGCCTTTCAGACATTGGTAAGAAAAATTCCGATTGCGGATAATGTGCTGGAATATGCGGTAAGTCTCGCTTCCAAAACAAGACCAAATACCAATCTTGCAACATCATACATTAATAATTACATTTCTTGGGGAGCCGGGCCAAGAGCATCTCAGTATCTGGTACTTGGTGCGAAATGTCACGCTGCCATCTCAGGAAAATACTCTCCGGACAAAGATGATGTACAAGCTATTGCAAATTATGTGTTGAGACACCGTGTGGTCAGAAACTATAAAGCCGAAGCAGAAGGTATCACAGAAGAAGAAATAATCAAAGGACTTTTTTAA